The region CCGTCCACAACCTCTTTTCTATCTACTCACCTGTATCCGCCATCATGTCAGCTGCGCTGGCCTCTGATGAAGTCGCCGAGGACTACAAAAACTCCTTGGAAGATCTAACGTCAAATGACAGGTTTCAGATCAGCAATTTAACCGTTATCGCAAAGGAAAACACGGAACATGCGATGGCTATCTCCCGCGTCCTGGAGAACCACATTCGAACAGTAGGTGACATCTCTTAGACTCCCCTTGTGTTTGGTGTTATGGACGACTTCCTGTGTAGTTTGATGGGATGAACCAGTTCTAATCTTACTTTGTAGACACCACCGGCTCAAAAGCTGCCTGCATTGTATGTAGTCGACTCCATCGTGAAGAATGTAGGCACTCCCTACACTCTATTTCTTGGGCGGAATATGTATCAGACTTTCATGAACGCCTACACGCTGGTCGACTCGCAAACTCGCAGGAAGTTGGACGAGATGTTGAAGACATGGAAAGAGCCGGTTCCGGGGTCGTTGGATACGAGACCGGTCTTCCCACCTGATATCACTCGCAGCATTGAGAATGCCCTGATCAAGGCGAGGACTGCTGCccttcagcaacaacaggctAGGGGCCAGCAAGACGTCTTCAATCGCGGTCGTGTTGGAACCCCTCCTGGATGGCCAAACACACCTACACCTCCGCAAAATGCCGCTCGGCATCCGCCAACTGCAAATCCCCTGCAAGGCCAACGGCCTGGGCCAGCCAACGGATATCCGACGGTAAGTCTTATGTGGTTAATCTTATGTACAAGCACGGGTCTCTAACAGTCGCAGAGCGAAACGATTCCGGTCCGCTCAACTTCAACGCCCCAGCTTCAGTCACAAGAAGTCGACATCACATCCTTAAACCGTGATGTGGAGGTTCTCATAGCTGCTGCTCGAAATGAATTTGCGAACAACCCTCTCGACCCATCTGTACAACAGAGATTAAAAGCTCTTCTAGATTTGCAAGGCATCATGCAACGCCAACAACTCACCCAGGAACAGCTAAGACTTGTCCGTGACCAAGTATCAGCGCTTGCTCCCAAGGCTCCCAACCCGCAAACTCAACCCGCTCCACCACACCTCCCAGTCACCTCAACTCCAACTGTAGGCACTCCACCTGTCGCACAGTCATTCTCTCAGCCACTTCAGCAACTCTTAAATCCAGGAACACTTGCAGAACTCATCAAAGCTACAGCTGCACGACAGCAATCCACTCCGCCACCACAAATACCCGCCCTCCCCCAAATACCTGTCAGTAGCACTCCGCAAATACCTACTTCGGGCGCAGAGAATCCGATTGTTGCAGCTTTAAGGGCGAAAGGCCTCCTACCTGCGGCATCTGCACCCCCGGCAGCATCAGTTCCACCACCGGCCGCTGGTGGTACGTTTCCATTCATAGTACCTGGACAAGTACGATACACGCCACCCGTGCCTACACCGCAAGCAGTGAGTACTGCAGATATACAAGTTAATGTTCAAATGAACACCGCATCTATCAAAATGTAAGTTATACCTAGTAAATATTCGCACGGGTTCTAATCAAGTTCGTAGCCCACGTAACATGTTGATCGCTAGTCTCTACGAGGCACGGTCAAATAGATGCGGTACCTGCGGCCGTCGGTTCTTTGCAAccgaagaagggaaagaaaagaaagcacGACATCTCGATTGGCACTTTCGAACCAACCAGCGGATGGGTGACGCCGCCAGGCGTGCTCAGAATCGCAGCTGGTACGTCGACGAGCGGGTAAGAAACAATCTCCCAAGCTACGTTTCTTATTACGTACTAATTCAAACAGGACTGGATAAAATCACGGGAACTGGGGGACGATCAAGTTATCACGGACACTGAGGCTGCAAACGAGAACGTTGCTGGAACTGAAAACAGTCCCTCAAAGAAGGGCCCAGTTAAACAATGGATTCGAGCACCTAACGATGCCACATTGCGCAACACCCCATGTCCTATCTGTCAGGAGAAGTTCGAATCTACATGGTCAGAAGATGTTCAAGATTGG is a window of Aspergillus puulaauensis MK2 DNA, chromosome 4, nearly complete sequence DNA encoding:
- a CDS encoding putative mRNA cleavage factor complex component Pcf11 (COG:A;~EggNog:ENOG410QE1P;~InterPro:IPR006569,IPR021605,IPR008942;~PFAM:PF11526,PF04818;~go_component: GO:0005849 - mRNA cleavage factor complex [Evidence IEA];~go_process: GO:0006369 - termination of RNA polymerase II transcription [Evidence IEA];~go_process: GO:0006378 - mRNA polyadenylation [Evidence IEA];~go_process: GO:0006379 - mRNA cleavage [Evidence IEA]) translates to MSAALASDEVAEDYKNSLEDLTSNDRFQISNLTVIAKENTEHAMAISRVLENHIRTTPPAQKLPALYVVDSIVKNVGTPYTLFLGRNMYQTFMNAYTLVDSQTRRKLDEMLKTWKEPVPGSLDTRPVFPPDITRSIENALIKARTAALQQQQARGQQDVFNRGRVGTPPGWPNTPTPPQNAARHPPTANPLQGQRPGPANGYPTSETIPVRSTSTPQLQSQEVDITSLNRDVEVLIAAARNEFANNPLDPSVQQRLKALLDLQGIMQRQQLTQEQLRLVRDQVSALAPKAPNPQTQPAPPHLPVTSTPTVGTPPVAQSFSQPLQQLLNPGTLAELIKATAARQQSTPPPQIPALPQIPVSSTPQIPTSGAENPIVAALRAKGLLPAASAPPAASVPPPAAGGTFPFIVPGQVRYTPPVPTPQAVSTADIQVNVQMNTASIKIPRNMLIASLYEARSNRCGTCGRRFFATEEGKEKKARHLDWHFRTNQRMGDAARRAQNRSWYVDERDWIKSRELGDDQVITDTEAANENVAGTENSPSKKGPVKQWIRAPNDATLRNTPCPICQEKFESTWSEDVQDWIWQDAVKVGARVYHASCYAEVTKDGPTPTRREAPSGRTGTPDSVLGKRKSEGTNSPGQNVRVKTEPM